Proteins from a single region of Styela clava chromosome 1, kaStyClav1.hap1.2, whole genome shotgun sequence:
- the LOC120339332 gene encoding uncharacterized protein LOC120339332, whose protein sequence is MNEFFKKRLKRNKTDLKDASSNAMMLSAAYIEDAIRGRYYQSGLARNLAPDRKFHLKCFNIHSSLPYEIGLILTITLHSALAFFEPVQMINRASPSLPTWVIISGILSVFVYSIDICLSIIYTSRRNFISSIHNISYIIMVFLLASDYIIYTLTKRMIFRFLRATLLLVRTRTLRGTTLVMLWVIPKFIQFLSIMVAYIGIFAVVGVHLFMQYYEHEGLYLLI, encoded by the exons ATGAATGAGTTTTTCAAAAAACGattaaaaagaaataaaactgatttgaaAGATGCAAG TTCAAATGCAATGATGTTGAGCGCTGCATACATAGAAGATGCTATTAGAGGAAGATATTATCAATCTGGATTAGCACGAAATTTAGCGCCAGACAGAAAGTTTCATTTGAA GTGCTTCAACATTCACTCAAGTTTGCCTTACGAAATAGGACTAATATTGACTATAACATTACACAGTGCTCTGGCATTCTTTGAACCTGTCCAG ATGATCAATCGTGCTTCGCCCTCTTTACCCACGTGGGTAATCATTTCCGGAATATTGAGTGTTTTTGTGTACTCGATCGATATTTGTCTGTCAATTATCTACACATCAAGGCGAAATTTCATCTCGTCTATTCATAATATAAG TTATATCATCATGGTATTTTTGCTTGCGTCTGACTATATTATTTACACTCTCACGAAAAGGATGATTTTTCGTTTTCTACGAGCAACTTTACTTTTGGTAAGAACCCGAACATTGCGAGG AACGACATTAGTTATGCTATGGGTCATTCCTAAATTCATCCAATTTTTATCAATCATGGTTGCTTACATTGGAATATTCGCCGTTGTTGGAGTTCACCTATTCATGCAGTATTACGAACATGAAGGTCTATATTTGCTCATTTGA